Proteins encoded by one window of Anaeromyxobacter sp.:
- a CDS encoding SEL1-like repeat protein, with product MQAHALSYLLRRVPCLGLAALLLGAGGAAASGGSASPVAAAPAASPAEPSPLPCASATACERLGWQHARGDGVPQDSALAGRLLGEACRLGAGQACLALAAVAHQDPTSEEARASANAYLHQGCAAGSGDACAWLGHSLEIGRGVARDEASSNRFYEEGCELGSGAACADLGMNLRDGTGTPADPARAAHLFERGCTLGSGQACLLLGAALRDEAAVARALATALRLFREGCQAGDGPACTALGGALYQGEPTEAERSEAIDAWGKGCELGAGTACTELGLLLEQGPDRAGRAATALTFHERGCRAGSGAACNNLGVAVQRGLVPPADPAAAMGHFERACDLGSWMGCANLGDALRRGRGVELDPDKAFSRFERACELGYALGCLEAGRAGASGRGRPVEPGRVRALFERGCRLGNASSCGSFAYALETAAGGAADPAKARELYQQACSAGEGWCCRNLGLVEEQAPDGASKALAHFERGCRLDHAASCSSLGQRLVKGTGAPLDTARGNELLERACQREDGAGCSELGLSYSSGRGVTKDLGRAVRLFERACDLGEGSGCSNLGVHLERGEGLPRDPTRVLELHRRGCELGTAFACRNQGSLHARGVGVPQDWDLANALYAKACQMRDGDACSRLGAAAELGRGRAVDLAAANERYEEACRLDSAEGCNNLAIAHLHGKGVPRDAGRAAGHQERACALGHGDACAGLAHQLDHGEGVPKDQARALLLYRRAVELGSGLGYNNLGYAHESGQAVPQDWAMANALYARGCQLDNGRACSNLGNNLMRGAGLPVNKARALVLYEKACRLGTPQGCFELGLQHEVGGAAREDAGRARALQLQGCAQGFAPSCYQVAQLLVAGAGAAPAAAAEWGPVEVACDQDGPAACFLVALVHLRGEGVPEDQARAADLSFKACRLGDPRGCGLLGFTAGPGAPRAAEAVEALTTFAGTHRSSLDEVQESGVRRLLRAASRLPDTGARSRLLEALFDAGWVPEDDDGSQWADLVVALCAQGRLDRAEEVVGRVLDPYELAALRVDAACEALVARAPARLDVEAAKARNLGRLRAAVEREPRSLRPVVALVDGLADAGRQREALEEADRALALMGVPRGHYTDAGEQAAWLQNARGTTLEALGRPEEAGLALGLAAAPGPGGQPDVGVAINHAFLRCRLGQPTEALRAIRGIGGLSPYGRMQLEMVRLIAAHQLGDAATVASAKDYLEAHRVDALSTWQRALVVLGALDAAAAVYLERLETPSERSGALLYAQALDEQPATPTTASWRAAKRALLARPEVAAALARRGRVERFHLAERP from the coding sequence ATGCAGGCGCACGCCCTGTCCTACCTCCTCCGGCGCGTGCCCTGCCTGGGCCTGGCGGCGCTCCTCCTCGGCGCGGGTGGCGCCGCCGCCTCCGGTGGGTCCGCGTCACCGGTGGCCGCCGCGCCCGCGGCGTCGCCGGCCGAGCCCAGCCCCTTGCCCTGCGCCAGCGCCACGGCGTGCGAGCGGCTCGGCTGGCAGCACGCCAGGGGCGACGGCGTGCCGCAGGATTCGGCGCTGGCCGGGCGGCTGCTGGGGGAGGCGTGCCGCCTCGGCGCCGGCCAGGCCTGCCTGGCGCTGGCGGCCGTCGCGCACCAGGACCCGACGAGCGAGGAGGCGAGGGCCAGCGCCAACGCCTACCTCCACCAGGGCTGCGCGGCGGGGAGCGGCGACGCCTGCGCCTGGCTCGGGCACAGCCTCGAGATCGGTCGGGGCGTGGCCAGGGACGAGGCCAGCTCCAACCGGTTTTACGAGGAGGGCTGCGAGCTCGGGAGCGGCGCCGCCTGCGCCGACCTCGGCATGAACCTGCGCGACGGCACGGGCACCCCTGCGGACCCGGCCAGGGCGGCGCACCTCTTCGAGCGCGGGTGCACGCTCGGCTCGGGCCAGGCCTGCCTCCTGCTCGGCGCGGCGCTGCGCGACGAGGCCGCGGTGGCCCGTGCGCTGGCCACCGCGCTGAGGCTCTTCCGCGAGGGCTGCCAGGCTGGCGACGGCCCGGCCTGCACGGCCCTGGGTGGCGCGCTGTACCAGGGAGAGCCGACCGAGGCGGAGCGGTCGGAGGCGATCGACGCCTGGGGCAAGGGCTGCGAACTCGGCGCCGGCACCGCCTGCACCGAGCTCGGCCTCCTCCTGGAGCAGGGGCCCGACCGGGCCGGGCGCGCGGCCACCGCCCTGACCTTCCACGAGCGGGGCTGCCGGGCCGGGAGCGGCGCGGCCTGCAACAACCTGGGGGTGGCGGTGCAGCGCGGCCTGGTGCCCCCGGCCGATCCGGCCGCCGCCATGGGCCACTTCGAGCGCGCCTGCGATCTCGGCTCCTGGATGGGCTGCGCCAACCTGGGCGACGCCCTGCGGCGCGGCCGCGGCGTCGAGCTCGACCCTGACAAGGCGTTCAGCCGCTTCGAGCGCGCCTGCGAGCTGGGGTACGCCCTCGGCTGCCTGGAGGCGGGCCGCGCCGGCGCCAGTGGACGCGGCCGACCCGTCGAGCCGGGCCGGGTCCGGGCGCTGTTCGAGCGCGGCTGCCGCCTGGGCAACGCGAGCTCCTGCGGTAGCTTCGCCTACGCGCTCGAGACGGCCGCTGGAGGTGCCGCCGACCCGGCCAAGGCCAGGGAGCTCTACCAGCAGGCCTGCAGCGCAGGGGAGGGCTGGTGTTGCCGCAACCTCGGCCTCGTCGAGGAGCAGGCCCCCGACGGCGCGTCGAAGGCCCTGGCCCACTTCGAGCGCGGCTGCCGGCTGGACCACGCCGCCTCCTGCAGCAGCCTCGGGCAACGCCTCGTGAAGGGGACCGGCGCGCCGCTCGACACGGCCCGCGGCAACGAGCTCCTGGAGCGGGCCTGCCAGCGGGAGGACGGCGCCGGGTGCAGCGAGCTGGGGCTCAGCTACTCGAGCGGTCGCGGCGTGACCAAGGACCTCGGAAGGGCGGTCCGCCTCTTCGAGCGGGCCTGCGACCTGGGGGAGGGATCGGGCTGCTCCAACCTGGGCGTCCACCTGGAGCGGGGCGAGGGCCTACCCAGGGACCCGACCCGGGTGCTCGAGCTCCATCGTCGCGGCTGCGAGCTGGGCACGGCCTTTGCCTGCCGCAACCAGGGCAGCCTCCACGCGAGGGGGGTGGGCGTGCCGCAGGACTGGGACCTGGCGAACGCGCTCTACGCCAAGGCCTGCCAGATGAGGGACGGCGACGCCTGCAGCCGCCTGGGGGCCGCGGCGGAGCTGGGCCGTGGCAGGGCGGTGGATCTCGCGGCCGCCAACGAGCGCTACGAGGAGGCCTGCCGGCTGGACTCGGCCGAGGGCTGCAACAACCTGGCGATCGCACACCTGCACGGCAAGGGCGTGCCCAGGGATGCGGGGCGAGCCGCCGGCCACCAGGAGCGCGCCTGCGCGCTCGGCCACGGCGACGCCTGCGCCGGCCTGGCCCACCAGCTCGACCACGGCGAGGGGGTTCCCAAGGACCAGGCCCGGGCCCTCCTGCTCTACCGGCGCGCCGTCGAGCTCGGCTCCGGCCTCGGGTACAACAACCTCGGCTACGCCCACGAGAGCGGGCAGGCCGTCCCGCAGGACTGGGCGATGGCCAACGCGCTCTACGCGCGGGGCTGCCAGCTCGACAACGGCCGGGCCTGCTCCAACCTGGGCAACAACCTGATGCGCGGGGCCGGCCTCCCGGTGAACAAGGCCCGGGCCCTCGTCCTCTACGAGAAGGCCTGCCGCCTCGGCACGCCCCAGGGGTGCTTCGAGCTCGGCCTCCAGCACGAGGTGGGTGGCGCCGCGCGGGAGGACGCCGGGCGGGCGCGCGCGCTCCAGCTCCAGGGCTGCGCGCAGGGCTTCGCACCCTCCTGCTACCAGGTGGCGCAGCTGCTGGTGGCCGGTGCCGGCGCCGCCCCCGCGGCGGCGGCGGAGTGGGGCCCCGTCGAGGTGGCCTGCGACCAGGATGGGCCGGCCGCCTGCTTCCTGGTGGCGCTGGTGCACCTGCGCGGCGAGGGGGTCCCGGAGGACCAGGCACGCGCCGCTGACCTCAGCTTCAAGGCGTGCCGGCTCGGAGACCCGCGAGGCTGCGGGCTCCTCGGCTTCACCGCCGGGCCAGGGGCGCCTCGAGCGGCGGAGGCGGTGGAGGCGCTCACCACCTTCGCCGGCACCCACCGGTCCTCGCTGGACGAGGTCCAGGAGTCCGGCGTCCGCCGCCTGCTCCGCGCGGCCTCCCGCCTCCCGGACACCGGCGCCCGGTCGCGGCTCCTGGAGGCGCTCTTCGACGCGGGCTGGGTGCCCGAGGACGACGACGGGAGCCAGTGGGCCGACCTGGTGGTGGCGCTCTGCGCTCAGGGCCGGCTCGACCGCGCCGAGGAGGTGGTGGGCCGGGTCCTCGACCCCTACGAGCTGGCCGCGCTCAGGGTGGACGCGGCCTGCGAGGCGCTGGTGGCGAGGGCGCCGGCGCGCCTGGACGTCGAGGCGGCCAAGGCCCGCAACCTGGGCCGCCTGAGGGCCGCGGTGGAGCGCGAGCCGCGCTCGCTGCGGCCCGTCGTGGCGCTGGTCGATGGGCTGGCGGACGCCGGCCGCCAGCGGGAGGCGCTCGAGGAGGCGGACCGGGCGCTCGCCCTCATGGGCGTGCCGCGCGGGCACTACACCGACGCCGGCGAGCAGGCGGCCTGGCTCCAGAACGCTCGCGGCACCACCCTGGAGGCGCTCGGGCGCCCCGAGGAGGCCGGCCTGGCGCTTGGCCTGGCCGCGGCGCCTGGACCGGGAGGCCAGCCAGACGTGGGCGTCGCCATCAACCACGCCTTCCTTCGCTGCAGGCTCGGCCAGCCCACGGAAGCCCTGCGGGCCATCCGGGGCATCGGGGGCCTCAGCCCCTACGGGCGGATGCAGCTCGAGATGGTCCGCCTCATCGCCGCCCATCAGCTCGGTGACGCCGCCACGGTGGCCTCGGCCAAGGACTACCTGGAGGCGCACCGCGTCGACGCCCTGTCGACCTGGCAGCGCGCGCTGGTCGTCCTCGGAGCGCTCGACGCGGCCGCCGCGGTCTACCTGGAGCGGCTGGAGACCCCTTCCGAGCGATCCGGCGCCCTGCTCTATGCGCAGGCCCTCGACGAGCAGCCCGCGACGCCGACGACGGCCAGCTGGCGCGCCGCCAAGCGGGCCCTCCTGGCCAGGCCGGAGGTGGCGGCGGCGCTGGCGCGGCGAGGCCGGGTCGAGCGCTTCCACCTCGCGGAGCGGCCCTAG
- a CDS encoding TIGR03768 family metallophosphoesterase, translating to MLAGRAGFQLVLAGVLLAGASGCTGGEARTRPPVAYPNAPEVLTTRQRIVLPDASPWGAPTIFPHELSRYEAAGYGTWRLAAGYDAGRRLDLMPPGYTGAQVSGAARLASLFAFSDIHVGDEESPAQAVNFGWQGGSSSAYSGVMLYTTQVLDAAVQTVNAIHRERPIDFGLSLGDVTNNNQHDELRWYLDVMDGRVVRPDSGDEDDPIPGPGNDHQDPFQAAGLDPAIAWYQVRGNHDDLWMGTAPVTDRIRAAYTGDLILELGDVFTAPEGIESHGFYMGALDGRTPFGDVFGAGPVDTFPSPPRVPAADPDRRPLSRPEYLEEFLGSTSRPAGHGFTADAVAADSASYTFEPMATLPLKVIVLDDTQPADDFALHGQGYLGADRLAWLLAELEAGQAEGKLMIIAAHVPLTYVNWRRAAPLLTAAEIAARLNAYPNLVAWLSGHVHRSNVTARPSLDPARPASAGHGFWEIWNPSLRDFPQQFRLIELVRNSDATLSIFLTNVDPAVAEGSLAATSRRYAVASHQLFRATVEPGTGGAYNAELLKPLGPALREALQGLGTPLPR from the coding sequence ATGCTCGCAGGTCGCGCAGGGTTCCAGCTGGTGCTGGCCGGAGTCCTCCTCGCCGGCGCGAGCGGCTGCACCGGTGGCGAGGCGCGCACCCGCCCGCCGGTCGCCTACCCGAACGCCCCGGAGGTCCTCACCACGCGCCAGCGGATCGTCCTGCCCGACGCCAGCCCCTGGGGCGCGCCGACCATCTTCCCCCACGAGCTCTCCAGGTACGAGGCGGCAGGCTACGGCACCTGGCGCCTCGCCGCGGGGTACGACGCCGGGCGCCGGCTGGACCTGATGCCGCCCGGCTACACCGGCGCCCAGGTCAGCGGGGCCGCTCGCCTGGCCAGCCTCTTCGCCTTCTCCGACATCCACGTCGGCGACGAGGAGTCGCCGGCGCAGGCCGTCAACTTCGGCTGGCAGGGTGGCAGCTCCTCGGCCTACTCCGGGGTCATGCTCTACACGACGCAGGTGCTCGACGCGGCGGTCCAGACGGTCAACGCCATCCACCGCGAGCGGCCCATCGACTTCGGCCTGAGCCTCGGCGACGTCACCAACAACAACCAGCACGACGAGCTCCGCTGGTACCTCGACGTGATGGACGGCCGGGTGGTGCGCCCCGACTCGGGCGACGAGGACGACCCCATCCCCGGCCCGGGCAACGACCACCAGGACCCCTTCCAGGCCGCCGGGCTCGACCCGGCCATCGCCTGGTACCAGGTCCGCGGCAACCATGACGACCTGTGGATGGGGACGGCCCCGGTCACCGACCGGATCCGGGCGGCCTACACCGGCGACCTGATCCTCGAGCTCGGTGACGTCTTCACCGCACCGGAGGGGATCGAGAGCCACGGCTTCTACATGGGGGCCCTCGACGGTCGGACCCCCTTCGGCGACGTCTTCGGCGCCGGCCCGGTCGACACCTTCCCGAGCCCGCCACGGGTCCCGGCGGCCGACCCCGACCGGCGCCCGCTGAGCCGGCCGGAGTACCTGGAGGAGTTCCTCGGCTCCACGTCGCGCCCGGCCGGCCACGGCTTCACGGCCGACGCGGTCGCCGCCGACTCCGCCAGCTACACCTTCGAGCCCATGGCCACCCTGCCGCTCAAGGTGATCGTGCTCGACGACACCCAGCCGGCCGACGACTTCGCCCTCCACGGCCAGGGGTACCTCGGCGCCGACCGCCTCGCCTGGCTGCTGGCCGAGCTCGAAGCGGGCCAGGCCGAGGGGAAGCTCATGATCATCGCGGCCCATGTCCCGCTCACCTACGTCAACTGGCGGCGGGCGGCGCCCCTCCTCACCGCCGCCGAGATCGCCGCCAGGCTCAACGCGTACCCGAACCTGGTGGCCTGGCTCTCCGGCCACGTCCACCGCAGCAACGTCACGGCTCGGCCGTCGCTCGATCCGGCCCGCCCGGCCTCGGCGGGCCACGGCTTCTGGGAGATCTGGAACCCGTCGCTGCGTGACTTCCCGCAGCAGTTCCGCCTGATCGAGCTGGTCCGCAACTCCGACGCGACCCTCTCCATCTTCCTGACCAACGTCGATCCGGCGGTGGCCGAGGGCTCGCTGGCCGCCACCTCGCGGCGGTACGCGGTGGCCAGCCACCAGCTCTTCCGGGCCACCGTCGAGCCCGGGACCGGCGGGGCCTACAACGCCGAGCTCCTGAAGCCGCTCGGCCCCGCGCTGCGGGAGGCGCTGCAGGGGCTCGGGACGCCGCTGCCGCGTTGA
- a CDS encoding NAD(P)-dependent alcohol dehydrogenase: MKAYTYDRFGPPEVLTLKEVPKPVPGDHEVLVRVHATTVTAGDWRVRSLDVPRGFGLLSRLALGFSGPRQPILGTELSGQIEATGKAVTRFQVGDEVFGFTGTRMGCHAEYRCLPEEGHGRKDEAVALKPASLGHEEAAALSFGGTTALSFFRRAKLQRGEQVLVVGASGGVGTAAVQLARHLGARVTGVCSTANLELVRSIGAEQVIDYTNEDFTRSGARYDVIVDTAGTAPFSRCEGSLAEGGRLLVVLGSLPEMLRAPWVSLTTTKKVIGGVVSWGVEDLRLLATLAEAGQYRPVIDRRYRFEEMVEAHRHVDAGHKRGNVVVTV; the protein is encoded by the coding sequence CTGAAGGCCTACACGTACGACCGGTTCGGACCGCCCGAGGTCCTCACGCTGAAGGAGGTTCCGAAGCCGGTGCCCGGGGACCACGAGGTCCTCGTCCGGGTCCATGCGACGACCGTCACCGCCGGCGACTGGAGGGTCCGCAGCCTCGACGTCCCGAGAGGCTTCGGGCTCCTCTCCCGGCTGGCGCTCGGCTTCTCCGGGCCGCGCCAGCCGATCCTCGGGACGGAGCTCTCCGGCCAGATCGAGGCGACCGGGAAGGCGGTCACACGGTTCCAGGTGGGCGACGAGGTCTTCGGCTTCACCGGGACGCGCATGGGCTGCCACGCCGAGTACCGGTGCCTGCCGGAGGAGGGGCACGGCCGGAAGGACGAGGCCGTGGCGCTCAAGCCCGCCAGCCTCGGCCACGAGGAGGCGGCGGCCCTGTCCTTCGGCGGGACGACCGCGCTGAGCTTCTTCAGGAGGGCGAAGCTCCAGCGCGGAGAGCAGGTGCTGGTCGTCGGCGCCTCGGGCGGGGTGGGGACCGCCGCGGTCCAGCTCGCCCGGCACCTCGGGGCGCGCGTGACCGGCGTGTGCAGCACGGCCAACCTCGAGCTGGTGCGCTCCATCGGGGCCGAGCAGGTGATCGACTACACGAATGAGGACTTCACCCGGAGCGGCGCGCGCTACGACGTCATCGTCGACACGGCCGGCACGGCGCCCTTCTCCCGCTGCGAAGGCTCGCTCGCCGAGGGGGGGCGCTTGCTCGTGGTCCTCGGCTCGCTCCCCGAGATGCTGCGGGCGCCCTGGGTGTCGCTCACGACGACGAAGAAGGTCATCGGGGGCGTGGTGAGCTGGGGCGTGGAGGACCTGCGCCTCCTGGCGACCCTCGCCGAGGCCGGGCAGTACAGGCCGGTCATCGATCGCCGCTACCGGTTCGAGGAGATGGTCGAGGCGCACCGCCACGTCGACGCGGGGCACAAGCGGGGGAACGTCGTCGTGACGGTGTGA
- a CDS encoding dihydrofolate reductase family protein, translating to MGLLTFALNVTLDGCCDHREGVADDEMHRYWTRAMDSAGAMLFGRTTYELMESAWPQVAKDPKAAPSDRAWARKLEAKPKYVVSTTRRDFPWSNTHHVRGDLARAVRALKKATPRGVMVGSPMLSAELLRLGLVDEYRLLIHPVVAGHGPYLFAGLQASLRLELVASKRLKSGIVALHYRRR from the coding sequence ATGGGACTCCTGACCTTCGCGCTCAACGTGACGCTGGATGGCTGCTGCGACCACCGCGAGGGGGTCGCCGACGACGAGATGCACCGCTACTGGACCCGGGCCATGGACTCGGCGGGCGCCATGCTCTTCGGGCGCACCACCTACGAGCTGATGGAGTCCGCCTGGCCCCAGGTGGCGAAGGATCCGAAGGCGGCGCCGTCGGACCGGGCCTGGGCCAGGAAGCTCGAGGCCAAGCCCAAGTACGTGGTCTCGACGACCCGCCGCGACTTCCCGTGGAGCAACACGCACCACGTCCGAGGGGACCTGGCCCGGGCCGTGAGGGCGCTCAAGAAGGCCACGCCGCGCGGGGTGATGGTGGGGAGCCCCATGCTCTCCGCCGAGCTCCTGCGCCTGGGCCTGGTGGACGAATACCGCCTCCTGATCCACCCCGTGGTGGCCGGGCACGGACCGTACCTGTTCGCCGGCCTGCAGGCCTCCTTGCGCCTGGAGCTGGTGGCCTCGAAGCGGCTCAAGTCGGGCATCGTGGCGCTGCACTACCGGCGGCGGTAG
- a CDS encoding DUF2384 domain-containing protein: MLDRARAVLGDARGARTWLDRPNWALSFEKPKRLLRTKAGTDSVLGILDRIDFGIYS; the protein is encoded by the coding sequence GTGCTCGACCGGGCGAGGGCAGTACTCGGCGACGCTAGAGGTGCCCGCACCTGGCTCGACCGTCCGAACTGGGCGCTGAGCTTTGAGAAGCCTAAGCGGCTTCTTCGCACGAAGGCCGGAACTGATAGCGTGCTCGGGATATTGGATCGGATCGACTTCGGCATTTACTCGTAG